A section of the Anabaena cylindrica PCC 7122 genome encodes:
- a CDS encoding ABC transporter permease: MNWWQRLKKNPLARFGATLLLVFYLAVVGADFIAPYNPYESQLNGSLLPPTRIYWVSPAGQFIGPHIYPTTQGDTNLETGERKLIVDFKKSSPLGLFVSGSEYRLFQLSLPLPPKWDEVTIIPGIPLNWHLFGSTGEAKFNLLGTDDQGRDQFSRLLYGGRISLFIGIFGIIITYPLGLLIGGISGYFGGVIDSVIMRLAEVLMTFPSIYLLAALSGVLSPQLTSTQRFLLIVVITSVISWAGLARVIRGQVLSIKEREFVQAAQAMGGKPIYIIMRHVLPQTASYIVISATLTIPSFIGAEAVLSLIGLGIQQPDPSWGNMLSLASNASILVLQPWLILPPAILIILTVLAFNLLGDGLRDALDPRSLQR, encoded by the coding sequence ATGAATTGGTGGCAGAGACTGAAAAAAAATCCTTTGGCGCGATTTGGGGCAACCTTGCTGTTAGTTTTCTATTTGGCAGTAGTTGGGGCTGATTTTATTGCACCTTATAACCCATATGAATCACAGCTAAATGGTTCATTACTGCCACCGACTCGTATTTACTGGGTTTCTCCGGCAGGTCAATTTATTGGACCGCATATATATCCGACAACTCAAGGGGATACAAATTTAGAAACAGGAGAACGGAAACTAATTGTAGACTTCAAAAAGTCTTCACCATTAGGTTTGTTTGTCTCTGGATCAGAATATAGATTATTTCAACTCAGTTTGCCATTACCTCCCAAATGGGATGAAGTCACCATTATCCCTGGTATTCCTCTGAATTGGCATTTGTTTGGCTCAACTGGTGAAGCAAAATTTAACCTTTTAGGTACTGATGACCAAGGACGAGATCAATTTAGTAGATTGCTTTATGGTGGCCGTATTAGTTTATTTATTGGGATTTTTGGGATTATTATCACCTATCCTCTTGGTTTATTGATAGGTGGTATTTCTGGTTATTTTGGCGGTGTGATTGATAGTGTGATCATGCGTTTGGCAGAAGTGCTGATGACTTTTCCTAGTATTTATTTGTTGGCAGCATTATCAGGAGTCTTAAGTCCGCAATTAACTAGTACGCAGCGGTTTTTATTAATTGTAGTCATTACTTCTGTGATTAGTTGGGCAGGTTTAGCAAGGGTAATTCGCGGGCAGGTACTATCAATTAAAGAGCGAGAATTTGTACAAGCAGCACAGGCAATGGGTGGTAAGCCAATATATATTATTATGCGGCACGTTTTACCCCAAACTGCAAGCTATATAGTTATTTCAGCTACTCTGACAATTCCTAGTTTTATTGGTGCTGAAGCTGTATTGAGTCTAATTGGTTTAGGGATTCAACAACCAGATCCTTCTTGGGGAAATATGCTTTCTTTGGCAAGTAATGCGTCTATTTTAGTTTTACAACCTTGGCTAATTTTGCCACCAGCAATCTTGATTATTCTGACTGTGTTAGCCTTTAATTTACTAGG